Within the Alphaproteobacteria bacterium genome, the region GTCACGATATCTCTCCTCCTCGAATGCCTGATTGGCCAACGGCACGGCATCATAGGGCGACTCGATGTCGACCCCTTGCGCAAACACAGATACCGGCAGCCATGACAGACCAAATATGACAGCGATAATCGCCACGCGCATTGATCAAGCCTCCCCGACAGGCGTCGGTCTTTCCCTAATTATCATTTCCAATGCCAGACACATGACCGCCACGATTACAAACCAGTGATAGCGATGGATCAAGGCCTCACTTGCCGAGGTCTCCAAATCGCGCTGCGCCTTACTGGAGATATGATCCATATAAAGACTGATGAAATCTACCGGGCCCGTGCGCACCCGCACATAAGCGCCGTCGCCCAACCGAGCTATATCCCGCAGCACCATCTCTTTCATCACGGATACCACGTCCTCACCTTCGAAGCGCAAATAGCTGCGCTGACCACTACTGCTCTCTATCGGGATGCGGGCGCCCCCACTGGCATCACCCACACCGACGGTATACACGCTGACCCCTTCATCCACAGCTGTTCTGGCAGCATCGATGGGACCGCTACCATGATCCTCACCGTCGCTGACGATAATGATATCCGTGTATGTAGGATCAATTGCACCAAAGCCATACAAGGTCTTCTGTATGGCGCTGCCAAGGGAACTGCCACGTCGATCGACGCTCTCAGGGCTCACCATATACAAACGATTGAGAAAGAAATCGTAATCGAGGGTAAGAGGACTCTGCAGACTAGCACGACCCGCGAAGGTAACTAGCGCGAGCCTGTTGCCGCCAAATTGGCGCATGGAATCGACAAAGGCCGTGACCCCGGCTTTGGCCGCCTCTAGGCGGTTGGGCTCCGAATCCTCCGCCAACATGCTCAAGCTAACATCGAGCAGTATGAAAATATCGCGACCGCGGCGCGACGTATCCTCAAGGTCTCGGCCCCATTGCGGCTGCATGAGAGCGGCGGCGAGAAAGCCAACAGCTGCAACGAAACAACTCGCCTTCGCAATGCGCCTTGACCAACTGTAGCTACCCACCAGACGCGACGCCAGGTTCAAAGTCACAAAGGTCGACATTGCTTGCCGCCTGCGTCGAAAGCCCCATAGATAGAGCCCTGCCAGGGTCGGTACCAACAATAATAAGGCAGCGAATTCTGCACGCGCGAGTATCATGCGCGCCTCACGGTAGGGCCCGCAAGCGTGTGTTTACCAGGACGCCCTCGAACACCAACAGGGCCAAAGCCGCAAAGAGCAATAAAGGATAGCCCTCTATGTAGCGTTGGTATTGCTCTGCAATGTTGGTGGATTTCTCTAGCCGATCGATCTCGGCATAGATCTCTTGCAAGGCCTTGCCGTCCGTCGCTCGGAAATATTGCCCGCCCGTCGTTGTCGCCATCTGGGTCAGCGTATGCTCGTCGATGAACACCTGAACAGGCGCCAATCTCGGCTCGGCGCCGTCACTATCACGGATAGGCGTCATGGCGGTACCACGCGTTCCCGTGCCTATGGTATAGACTTTGACGCCCAATGCGCTGGCCGCCACCGCCGCTTGGATCGGGTCGGTATTGCCGGCGTTGTTGCTGCCGTCCGTCAACAGCAGCAACACCTTGCTCTTTCCCCCGGCACGTTGCAGAACTTCCGCGCCCATGATGACGGCATCACCGATGGCGGTGCCATCCTCTTCGGGCAATTGCACGATGGTGACCTCTTCCAGAGCACCAAGCAAAGCGTCATGGTCGAGCGTAAGAGGACTCAAATTATCGCTGAAGCGAGCGAAAGTGACCATGCCGATCATGTCGCCCTCGCGGCCATGTGGGGTGTCGTCGTCATTAACTACGGCGCCGGCCTCTTCTCCCATGACAAAAGCACGAAAGGTCTCCTTTACCACATCAAGACGGTTGGCTGGCTCGTCGCCGATCTGAAGATCTAGCGCGGCCATGCTGCTGGAAATATCAACCACTATGACGATGCCGATACCATCACGATAGATACGCGTGACCTGCTGTCCCCATTGCGGGCGGGCCAACGCGACAATGCAGAAAATAAGCGCGAGCAGCCTGAGATAGGGTAGTGCCACGCGCACCCGCATCATGAATGTCGGGGGCAGTGCGGCGAGTTCGCCCACCGCCGGATAATCGACCGTCGCTTGACGTCCAAATCGCCGCCAGGAATAGAAGAGCAACGGCACCAGGAGCAAAAGCAACAGCATGAATGGGCTCTCCAGCCTCATGCTGATCGGTTCTCCTCGGCTCCTTGCCCGGTCATCGCCCTTCTCCAAGGCGGCGCTCGCGCCGGCGAAAGAATCGCATCAACGGGCGGATATAGGTCTCGTCCGTATGCACGTCAATCGAATCGAGACCCATCGAGCGGAACATGCGCCGTCTGTCCTCAGCGGCCTTGCGGCGGGACCCGTTGAAATGGGCGCGCACCGCGGCGCTATCGGTATCTACCAGAACTTCCTGGCCGCTTTCCAGGTCATGTAGGCGCATGAATCCGACAGCGGGAAGCTCCATATCACGACGATCGACCAGGCATACGGGAATCACGTCGTGCCGCTTATGTAGTAGGCGCAATGGCTTGTCGAAGGAGTCGCCAAAGAAGTCAGAAATGACGAAGACTACGGCGCGCCGGTGGGTCACCGTATGGAGATATTCCATGGCCCCGCCAATATCGGTACCCTTGCTCTCAGGCTTAAACGTTAATAGCTCTCGAATCAGTCGAAGTGCCCGATTCTTGCCCTTCTGTGGCGCAATGAAGCGCTCTACCTTGTCGGTAAATAGGGCCAACCCTACCTTATCGTTATTGGTGATGGCACTGAGCGCGATCACAGCGCTTAGCTCAGTCGCGATCTCGCTCTTGAGACGAGACACCGTGCCGAATTGTCCAGATGCGCTCATGTCGACGAGCAACATGACCGTTAGCTCTCGTTCCTCGACATATTGCTTGACGAAAGGTTGGCCGACACGTGCGGTTACGTTCCAGTCTATCGTGCGGATATCGTCGCCTGGCATATATTCGCGCACCTCGGCGAACTCGATCCCGCAACCCTTGAACACACTGTGGTATTCGCCAGCAAATATGCCGTCGACTAGCCGCCGCGTGCGGATGTGGACCTGGCGAACCTGCCTGAAAACCTCGACCGGCAACATGGCGGATTAACCCGGATTGTGGCCTAAGGGACGGGCAAACGATCGAAGATCTGCTGAATCAAGTCCTCGCCGGTAATATCGGCAGCTTCCGCCTCGTATGTGATCAGGACACGGTGACGCAAAATGTCGGCGCCGATCGACTTGATGTCCTGGGGTGTCACATAGCCACGCCCATTGATGAAGGCATAGGCCTTGCTGGCCAGGGCCAAATAAATCGAGGCACGCGGCGAAGCACCGAAATCGATATAGGGGCCAATATCCAGCCCGTGGGCGCTTGGCTCGCGCGTCGCATGAACCACATCGACGATATAGCTCTTAATCTTGTCATCGATGTAAACCTGATCGACTACCTTGCGCGCCTCAATGATGGCCTCAGTTTCGACAACAGGCTCAAGCGGGGCCTCCTTCGCCGTTGTCGCCATGCGCTCAAGGATCTCCAACTCCTCGTCGCGCGCCGGATATCCAATTTTCAGCTTGAGCATAAAGCGATCGACCTGCGCTTCCGGCAGCGGATAAGTTCCCTCCTGCTCGAGTGGGTTCTGCGTCGCCAAGACCAGGAACGGCTGCGGCAGCGCAAACGTATCCTCGCCGATAGTCACCTGATTCTCCTGCATTGCCTCGAGCAGAGCGCTCTGCACCTTGGCAGGTGCGCGGTTGATCTCATCAGCCAACACCAGATTGGCGAAGACCGGTCCCTTGCGCACGGTGAACTCACCCGACTGCGGTTGATAAATCAGCGTGCCCATCAAATCCGCCGGCAGCAGATCAGGCGTAAACTGTATGCGCTGATAGTCCGCGTGAAGCGCCTGAGCCAAGGCCACGGCGGCCCGCGTCTTGGCGAGGCCCGGCGCACCCTCTATGAGAACGTGACCATTGGCCAGCAGGCCCACCACAAGGCGTTCCAGCATATATTTTTGTCCGACGATCGAGCGCTCAAGCGCCTGCATAACATCGTCGACGAACCCGCCCTGACTTTCCACGAGGGCGTTGATTTCGTGCACATCCAACGGCATCTTTGCTTTCGAGCCTTTCTAGATCCGACCTACAGCGCGTGCACATATAGCACAGCGACTAGCAGTCTCAACAGCGCAGGTGAATATTGGTCTACCCGTCCTTGCCGATCACCGGGTCGATACGTTGAGGTAGCATCAGCAACCACGGTGCTCCCACGGACGAGGCACGAAAATGTTTTCCAGCAGCGGGAATAACACTCCTGTCATGATCGCACCTTCGCCGGCTGTTCTCGCGCAGCCAATCAACCGCGACTGTGACGATGTGATTGCGCCACTGCGCCTTAATGCTGATGTTGCTAGCAGCAACCTAGGCCTCGGCCAGCAACGCAGTTACCAGCGCGATAGGAGAAAGGAAGATCCATAATATAAGTGGCAGGTTAGCCATGGATCATGGCCGAAACTCAGGAGAAATTAGCGCACTTTTCGACGCGCCCATGCCGACAGGTAGTCAATGGCAAGAATCGTCGTGCCAACCACCAGGACCAACGCCGCCGCCTGATCGTATTGGAACAACCCCATGGTGGTCTTTATCTCGAAGCCTATACCACCGGCACCAACTAGGCCAAGGATTGCCGCCATGCGCACATTACGGTCAAGAATGAATATCGTATAGCCGACCGTCTCCTGCAGCACCGAAGGCCAGCCGGCCCACATCACGGTTTGCAGAAAACCGGCGCCGCTGGCACGCACTGCCTCATAGGCCCCGGGATCGACGCGCTCGAGATTCTCGGCGAAGACCTTACCCAGAAATCCGGTTACATGCATGCCAATAGCCAAGACGCCCGGCAAGGGACCAAGCCCCATAGCCGCCACGAACAGCATCGCAAACAAGAGATCCGGCATAGCGCGAAGGAAGTTCAGCAACTCGCGGGCAACGCGGTATATCAGCGGATGGGGAGACAAATTGCGGGCGGCGAACGGTGCGATGACGAAGGCGCCGAGAAAAGCGAGTGCCGTCCCCCACAGCCCCATAGCTACCGTTTCACCCATCAACATCAGATAGCGGCTAAGACGGCTAAAATCCGGTGTTTCGAAACGCCCAAGAAACTCGCCCATGTCCGCGGCTCCCCAGGCAAGCGCGCGAAAATCAATCTCAAGATCACGAGTGACCACAACGAACAACGCAGCGAGCGCCGCCAACCATAATGGAAAGGCGTTGACGCGCTTGCGCGGTAGGGGTGACAGGTCTCTCATATCACTCTCGCTCGTATGCGGTCGGAGAGTCGGTCTAGGATCGTGACCGCCAAGTAAATGGCGAGCAAGATAAGCGCCAGCCGGTCATAGCGAAACAGCCGCATGGCCATGGTCATGTCATAGCCAATGCCACCGGCACCCACGATCCCAAGCACGGTGGCGGCACGCACATTGTGCTCGAATACGTAGAACGTGACCGCAATGAAATCTGGCCAAGCCTGCGGCATCAAGGCATAGAAGCGCACTTGCATGCGATTTGCGCCATGCACCACGACACCCTCCACCGCCGCATCTGGCACGGCCTCTATGGCCTCGGCTAGAAATTTACCGAGGTAACCGATGCTGACCAAAGCAATAGCGGCCACGCCCGGCAGGGGTCCCAAGCCGACCGCCGTCACGAAGAACAGTGCCCACATCAACTCTGGTAATGAGCGAATGGTTGTCATTATTGCCCGTATCGTGTGGGAAACCGCCGGGTGCGGTGCCGAGTTGCGTGCGGCCAGCAAGCCGAGAGGCAAACTCATCACAACAGCAAGCGCGGTACCGAGAAAAGCCATCTCGACCGTCTCAAGCATCTTCGAGGCCACGGTGGGCGCATATTCCCAATCGGGGGTGGCGATGATATTGCCGACATACTCGAACAAACGCCCGAGGGAGGCCAAGAACCCACCTCTACCCAACTCCAGCATCGACAGTGCAGCGGTCAGCACGACGCAGATGCCGACGGCCCCCAGCACCACGGCGCGCGACGGCAAACCGCTAGCCGTGGGCCAAGCCATTGCTGCCATTCCGGCGTCCGTAAATGGTCTCGAGGACTGCATCGGATAGCGCCTCTGGCGTACCATCGAAGACGACACGGCCATCATTCAGCCCGATGATCCGCTCAGCATAGCGTCGCGCGTAGTCGACCTGGTGCAAGCTAACGACCATGGTGATCCCCTGTTTCTGAATTTCGCTCAGTAAATCCAGAATCTCCTCGCTGATCGCCGGGTCGAGGCTAGCGACGGGCTCGTCCGCCAGCATGATGGAGGGCTCCTGGGCGAGCGCACGGGCTATACCCACCCGCTGCTGCTGCCCCCCGGAAAGGCGATCGGCGCGGTCCCATGCCCGATCAGTCAGGCCCACCCTGTCAAGTGCCCGCCTAGCCACGCCCAGATCGTCCTTGCGCATCAGGTAGATTAGGCTAGCCAAGGTGGACCTCTTACCGAGGCGCCCACACAGCACGTTCGTCATGACGTTGAGCCGGCCAACCAAATTGAAGTGCTGGAAGACCATGGCAACGTGTGAGCGAATGGAGCGCAAGCTACGCTTCTCAACAGACCGACCCTCAACGATGGTTCTGCCCGCACTCGGTGTCTCGAGCCCGTTAATGCAACGCAGCAGTGTCGACTTGCCGGCGCCACTGGGTCCCAGCACGACGACGAAGCTGCCCGCCTCTATGACAAGATCGACCCCAGCCAGTGCCTCAACGCCGTTGGCAAAGCGCTTAGCCAGCCCGGCGATCTCGATCGCCGGCTCAGTCGAGGAGTTGCTCGTCGGCAATGCCAAGCTCGATCACCATATCGCGTATCACAGAATAATCGGCCGGGTCCGCACGCTCGAAATGCGCCGAGCCTACAAGCCCCGAAATGTCCGTATGATTATGAGCATCGAGGAAGGCCTCGACGAGCCAGGCCTTCTTCGCGTCGGACAGGTCACCGCGATAGGCCAAGGGTGCACCAGGCAAGGCGTCCGAGGTGAGCAGAATTCGGTTGCTCTCGGCCGTGATCAAGCCGGCGTCGAGCATGCGCTCATAGATCATGTCGGCGCCCGCAGCAGCATCGACTGTACCGTTTTTCACGGCGAGTTGAGCGGCATCATGGGTTCCGGCCCAGATGACGCGGTCGAAGAACTCTTCCGGCATCAGGCCTGTCAGACTCTTTACTACGAAGGTCGGCATCAAGCCGCCACTGGTCGAAGCGGGATCGACGAAGGCGATGGTGCCGCCACGCAGATCCTCCAGGCTTTTCGCCGTCGAATCTTCGGGCACGGTGATGATACTGTGATACTTGGCACTGCCACCGGGACGAACGCCAATGGCAAAGGCCTCAGCCCCTGCCTCGCGCTCAGCTAGATAGTAGGACATGGGCCCGTACCAGGCTATGTCGATACGGGACTTCCGCATGGCCTCGATAATGCCGGTGTAATCGGTCGCAGTGTAAACTCGCACTTTGGAGCCCAGACGGCGCTCCAGATAAGCGCGCATGGGTTCGAACGCCTCGACCATCTCCTCATTATTCTCAGCCGGAATAAGGCCGATCGAGAGGCTATCTGCGCGCGCTTCGACGGCAGCAATCATGGCTAGCATCAGCCCGACAAGCCGTATCATTCGCATCACCATCTTTCTCCGCAGCAATCCTTATTACGCGACCCGCACGCCACGCCGCCAGACACTGCGCACCACAGGCACATCGCCGACCAGACGCACACGCACCAGATCGGCCGCCAGCCGTGGTGCGATCTCGCCCCGATCGTCCAGGCCCACAGCACGCGCCGGCGTGCGGCTCACTGTGGCCACGGCACTGGCCAAGTCCACGCCGAGTTCGCTATGCAGCACGAAGGCGCCATAGAGCAGGCTCGACGGCATATAATCGGAAGAGAGAATATCAATCAGGCCCTGGCGACCCAAGTCTCTCGCGGAAACATTGCCCGAGTGCGATTCCCCGCGTACCAAATTGGGGGCACCAACGATCACGTTGATCCCCGCCTCGGACGCCGCCATCGCAGCTACCCGCGTGGTTGGAAACTCGGCTAGGCAAACGCCAAGCACCTTCGCCTCAGCAACATGTTCGGAGGTCGCATCGTCATGGCTCGCGAGCGGCAGCTCGTGCTCACGACAGTGGGCGGCAATACGTTCCCGGTTGGGCCAGGCTACCTGGCCGGCCACCGCATCTTGGTGCGCGATGAAGGCATCGATCTCCGCGTCGCTCACATGCCACTTCTCTTTGTAATACGCCCGGTAATGCGCGATATTCTGGAATTGCCGTTGACCGGGCGTATGGTCCATAAGCGAGATCAGCCCCACTAGCGCGTGGCTCTCAAACGGCTCGAAAAGATCAGTCAACGTCTCACAGGCAACCTCGCAGCGTACATGCAGGCGATGCTCTGCCCGCAACATGCCACCGTCCTGCGCCTGGCCCAGCGTATTCGCCATGTCTGTCAGGTCTCGGCGGCGGGTACTGTCCACGTGGATATCACCGACAAAGAGGGCGTCGAAAACGGTCGTAATACCGGCCGCGGTTACCTGGTTATCGTGTGAGAGCGTCGCGGCCAGAGACGGCCAGCGAACGCCGGGGCGTGGCACGAAGTGGTGCTCCAGATTGTCTGTGTGCAGTTCCACCAGACCCGGCAGTAAAAAGTCACCTTCGAGATCGAACGCCGAGGACAACGCACTTTTGCCTTCGTCGACCGACGCAAGCGTTCCGCCGCACAGCGCGACGCTACCGGCTATCACATCATCGCGAGCGACCACGCGGGCATTAGTCAATACGGTTTCAACAGTCATGGGCGCAATGCAAGGATTTCCGCTATGCCGCGGGAGTAACACAGGATGCGGAGTATACAGCGCCGCGGCGCAAGTTTGTCGTGTTCAGCTGCTATCAGCTTACAATGATGATGCCCCACCTCAAGATATGCAAGCAACAGCGGCATAGAGATCACGGCCAGCCAGTGGTGTAGTCGGCTTATCCCTTAGCCGCCACATCGAGGCGCACTACCACACCATCAAGGTCCGTCTTGGGCGCCGGGTAGCGCTCCATCACCGCCGGATCATGGCCGGGTATGATATGCTGCATGGACTCCGCGAGCCCGCGCATTTTATCGAAACCGTCGATCATTTCCCTTACATTGAAAACGATCGGAAACGGCGAGTTGGTTTCGAAGTTTTCGTAAAAATGTGTAGCATCGGACGCCAGGACGAGCCAGCCCCGCGCCGTACGCACGCGCACGCATTGTATACCCATCGTATGGCCACCTATATGATGTACCGAGATGCCCGGCGCCAGCTCGTCATCGCCATCGTGGAAGGCAACACGACCTTCATAGACACGCTGAATCATGTCGGTCACATGATGCACGGAATAGGGCTTTCCGAAGAACGGATTCCGCATGTAGCGACCAGTGGCATAAGCCATTTCTAGATCCTGAAGATGGAACCTGGCATTGGGAAAATCGCCGCAGGTTCCGGCATGATCATAGTGTAAATGCGTTACCACCACGTCCTCGACTGCCGCCGAGTCTATACCCAGCATGGCCAGCCCCTCGCGCGGCAACCGAATCACCTTGCGCCCGCGTAGCGCCGCTTCCTTGGGGTCGAATCCCGTATCTACGATAATGGTGCGGTCCTGATTGGTGATGGCCCAGACGAAATAATCGAGCGGCATGTCACAATCATGCTTGTCGGTCATGATGAAGTTCTCGCGGCGCGACCGCCCGTCGTGACAGCCATAGCGCACTGCAAAAACTTCATAGGTATCGGACTCGCTCATCCGCCCACTCCTCTGTTATTGGCCGCCATAGACTTGGCCGGGCAACCAGGTGATCAGCCCGGGGAAGATCATGCACAACGTCAGGCCGATCATCTGGATGGCAAGGAACGGCAGTGCCGCCATGTAGATGTTGGCCATGGGAATGCGTGGCGGCGCAACACCCCGCAGATAGAACAGCGCATAGCCGAAGGGCGGCGACAAAAATGACATCTGCATGTTCACCAGATAGAGCACTCCGAACCACAACGGATCGAAGCCCAGACCCTTGATAATCGGCACGAAAATGGGAACGCAAAGAAGCAGGATACCAACCCAGTCGAGAAACATACCGAGCAGAATCAATATGATCTGCATGAGGATGAGGACACCCCAGCGACCAAGCCCGGTGCCTTCCAGCGCCGAGGTGACGAACTCCTGCCCGCCTTGGAGCACGTAGAGACCGACGAAGACCGTCGCGCCGAACATGATCCAAAGCACCATCGAGGTTGCCTTGAGGGTCGTCAGGCAGGCCTCGCGTACGGTCAACCAGTCGAGCCGGCGATGCAGTGCCGCAACAACGAAGGAGCCGAAGGTGCCGAGCCCTGCCGCCTCAACCGGTGTCGCCACGCCGGTGAATATTACGCCGAGCACCAGCACGATCAGCACCACAGGTGCGGTCATGGTGCTGGCCAGCCTGAGCTTCTCGCGGAAATCGAGGCGCTCCTCTACCGGGATTGCAGGCCCCAGTTCGGGCTGCAGCCAGCAGCGCAGCGAAACGTAGCCGATATACATGCCCGACAGCATCAGGCCTGGGATGACCGAACCGACGAACAGCTCGCCCACCGACTGCTCCGCCACCACCGCGTAGATGATGGCGAGAATGCTTGGTGGGATAAGAATACCTAACGTCCCGCCCGCCATGATCGCGCCCATTGCGATCTTGTCGTCGTAATTACGCTGCAACATCGCCGGCAAGGCGATTATGCCCATGGTGACGACCGCGGCACCGATGATGCCAACCATCGCCGCCAACAAGGTCGAGGCGAAGATGGTGGCGCTAGCGAGACCTCCGCGAACACCGCCGAGCAGCTTGTAAATGACGTCGAACATCTCGCCGATAAGTCCAGCGCGTTCGAGCATTGCTGCCATGAAGATGAATAAGGGGATGGCGGACAATTGATAATCCGTCATCAAGGGAAAAACGCGCGAGGGCACCATATTGAGCATGCGCGCGTCGTTGAGCAGAAACAGGAAAATGCAGGCGAGGCCGCCGGTGACGAAGGAGAGCGGCAAGCCCGCCATCAACAAAACGAGCAGGCTGCCAAACATGAGCAACGTCAGCCAGCCAATGGGAATCTCCAGGCCCATGGCTCAGGCCTCCGCCCGCATGGCGAGCTGCAGGTCGGCCAGCATTTTAGCTAGTCCCTGTAGCAGGATTAGTGCCGCACCGAGAACGATGGTGATCTTGACCGGCCAATACTGGATCGCCCATTCGGTAAACGAGACCTCGCCCACCTCGAACGAGTCCATCATGAAGGTCCAGCCGGTGACCAGAAGCGTACCGGCAAAGACAAAAAAGAAAACCGAGGTCATGAGATCCGTGATCGCTTTTCCGCGTACGGATAAGCGGGCATAAAATACATCCACACGGACATGGGAATCGGCCATGTAGGCATAGGCGCCGGAGATGAGATATTGCATACCAAACATTAGGAACATACCCTCATGCACCCAGTTGGTCGGCGAATTGAAGATGTAGCGGGCGATGACTTCGTAGTAATAGGCGAAGACCGCGATTACCGACCAATAGGCCACGAACTCCCCCGACAGTCGGGTAACTGCCTCCAATATTCCAGCCAGCCCGTGGTGGGAATTGGGTGGCAGTCCTTCGTCGGTCACCTCGCCGGGAGGTGCGACCTCGCCCTCGACAGCACGGCAGCGCCGCACCATGCCCGGCAGCAGCACCGCATCGAGCAACAGAAACAAGGCGACAGCGATCGCAACATAGAGCGCAGCTGTCGACCATAGCCGCATCCCAGCCTCGGCTGCCGCAAGGCTCTCCTGCGCCTCGACGAGGCCCTCCCGCGCCGAGACGAGCGCCACCTCAGCGCCCTCGCGGCCATCGGCGACATCGAGCTCTCCATATTCCACGTCATATTGGGCAACCTGCACATCGGAATCGGCGATGGAGCGCAGCTCTCGAGCATCACGGATCTCGCCGTTGGCGTAGATGATGGCAGCAAGCAACGGCAGGAACATCACCCCGCGCCAGTCGCGCACGTAGAAGCGATGGGCACCAATAAAGCCCGCCGTGACCAGCAACAGATAGCCTATCGGCAGCGAGACATGCGTGAGTGGACCGCGCGCACCCTGCCACTTGACCAGCGCCATCGCAGAGAGCGGAAAGACGATCAGGCCCGCCCAATAGAGCCAGTGGGGCAGGACAAATTGCAGGTCAGGCATTCTTGTTGATCCGAGCACCTAGCTCCACTTGAGCTCCTGGCCTGCCACAGCGTCTGGCGTAACGTAGCCGAGGCTGCCAGACATCATGTAGTCAAGCTGGATCTTGAACACCCGTGCCGCACTCTCGTCTTTGTTGGCCCAGTTGAACCAGCGCGGGATCGCGACCTTGGTGAAGGCCTCGACATCGCGTTCGGACAGGCGCGTGACGCGTGTGCCGGCCTCGGCGAACTTGCCCCAGGCCTCCTGGTCTGCCTTCTGGATGGCGGCGTGGTGGAGATCGGAATAGACGTGCACCTCCATCTCCACGAACTGCTTCATCTCGGGCGACAAGGCTTGCCAGGAGCGATCACCAACAGTCAGGTCCATCAAATCGACGGGCTGGTAGAGCGACATGAAACCGGGTGGGCCCATGGAGATAAAGCGCGTGACCTGGTGGAAACCGAGCGCATAGTTGACCGCCGGGCCAACATAGTCGGCAACGTCAATAGTGCCCTTCTCCAACGCTGGGAAAATGTCCGAGCCTGGCATCAACGTGGTCTTGGCGCCGATATCCTGGAAGATTTCCGCCACCATGCCGCCGGGCAAGCGCATCTTGCGCCCCTTGAAATCCTCGATCGAGCGGATCGGCACTTTGGAGTGAATGATATTAGGGCCGTGATGGATGGGCCCAACATAGTACATGCCCTGTTTAGCGAACAGCTCACGAGCCATCTCCAGCCCGCCAAGGCCGTAGTAAAACACGTCCCATTCGTGCGGGTTGCGCAGACCCGCAGGATACGAGGTCAGAAACACGGAAGCCGGCATGCGCCCGGCCCAGTAAATGGTGAATGGGTTCATGGCATCGAGCACGCCGTTCTTCACCGCATCGAAGAGCTGGAAATCGCCAACCACGTCCTTGGCGCCAAAGCCCTGGAACGCCAGCTCGCCACCGGTCTTCTCGACAATGGTGGCGCACCAGTCCTTGAAAATCTGCAGGCCGATGCCGCCGGGCCAGGAGGTCTGCACCTTCCACGTCGAGCCCTCCGCCTTGGCAGTGCCGATATACGGCGCGCCGAGCTGGCTCGTCGCCGCCAGGACTGCCGCACTGCCGCCGGTGACTAGCGCTGCCTGTAGCATGCGTCGGCGCGTGGTCGCCGCGGCCTTGGCCG harbors:
- the phnD gene encoding phosphonate ABC transporter substrate-binding protein encodes the protein MRMIRLVGLMLAMIAAVEARADSLSIGLIPAENNEEMVEAFEPMRAYLERRLGSKVRVYTATDYTGIIEAMRKSRIDIAWYGPMSYYLAEREAGAEAFAIGVRPGGSAKYHSIITVPEDSTAKSLEDLRGGTIAFVDPASTSGGLMPTFVVKSLTGLMPEEFFDRVIWAGTHDAAQLAVKNGTVDAAAGADMIYERMLDAGLITAESNRILLTSDALPGAPLAYRGDLSDAKKAWLVEAFLDAHNHTDISGLVGSAHFERADPADYSVIRDMVIELGIADEQLLD
- a CDS encoding alpha-D-ribose 1-methylphosphonate 5-triphosphate diphosphatase, with protein sequence MTVETVLTNARVVARDDVIAGSVALCGGTLASVDEGKSALSSAFDLEGDFLLPGLVELHTDNLEHHFVPRPGVRWPSLAATLSHDNQVTAAGITTVFDALFVGDIHVDSTRRRDLTDMANTLGQAQDGGMLRAEHRLHVRCEVACETLTDLFEPFESHALVGLISLMDHTPGQRQFQNIAHYRAYYKEKWHVSDAEIDAFIAHQDAVAGQVAWPNRERIAAHCREHELPLASHDDATSEHVAEAKVLGVCLAEFPTTRVAAMAASEAGINVIVGAPNLVRGESHSGNVSARDLGRQGLIDILSSDYMPSSLLYGAFVLHSELGVDLASAVATVSRTPARAVGLDDRGEIAPRLAADLVRVRLVGDVPVVRSVWRRGVRVA
- a CDS encoding N-acyl homoserine lactonase family protein translates to MSESDTYEVFAVRYGCHDGRSRRENFIMTDKHDCDMPLDYFVWAITNQDRTIIVDTGFDPKEAALRGRKVIRLPREGLAMLGIDSAAVEDVVVTHLHYDHAGTCGDFPNARFHLQDLEMAYATGRYMRNPFFGKPYSVHHVTDMIQRVYEGRVAFHDGDDELAPGISVHHIGGHTMGIQCVRVRTARGWLVLASDATHFYENFETNSPFPIVFNVREMIDGFDKMRGLAESMQHIIPGHDPAVMERYPAPKTDLDGVVVRLDVAAKG
- a CDS encoding TRAP transporter large permease subunit — translated: MGLEIPIGWLTLLMFGSLLVLLMAGLPLSFVTGGLACIFLFLLNDARMLNMVPSRVFPLMTDYQLSAIPLFIFMAAMLERAGLIGEMFDVIYKLLGGVRGGLASATIFASTLLAAMVGIIGAAVVTMGIIALPAMLQRNYDDKIAMGAIMAGGTLGILIPPSILAIIYAVVAEQSVGELFVGSVIPGLMLSGMYIGYVSLRCWLQPELGPAIPVEERLDFREKLRLASTMTAPVVLIVLVLGVIFTGVATPVEAAGLGTFGSFVVAALHRRLDWLTVREACLTTLKATSMVLWIMFGATVFVGLYVLQGGQEFVTSALEGTGLGRWGVLILMQIILILLGMFLDWVGILLLCVPIFVPIIKGLGFDPLWFGVLYLVNMQMSFLSPPFGYALFYLRGVAPPRIPMANIYMAALPFLAIQMIGLTLCMIFPGLITWLPGQVYGGQ
- a CDS encoding TRAP transporter small permease subunit — translated: MPDLQFVLPHWLYWAGLIVFPLSAMALVKWQGARGPLTHVSLPIGYLLLVTAGFIGAHRFYVRDWRGVMFLPLLAAIIYANGEIRDARELRSIADSDVQVAQYDVEYGELDVADGREGAEVALVSAREGLVEAQESLAAAEAGMRLWSTAALYVAIAVALFLLLDAVLLPGMVRRCRAVEGEVAPPGEVTDEGLPPNSHHGLAGILEAVTRLSGEFVAYWSVIAVFAYYYEVIARYIFNSPTNWVHEGMFLMFGMQYLISGAYAYMADSHVRVDVFYARLSVRGKAITDLMTSVFFFVFAGTLLVTGWTFMMDSFEVGEVSFTEWAIQYWPVKITIVLGAALILLQGLAKMLADLQLAMRAEA
- the dctP gene encoding TRAP transporter substrate-binding protein DctP, which encodes MSNRSQRAAKAAATTRRRMLQAALVTGGSAAVLAATSQLGAPYIGTAKAEGSTWKVQTSWPGGIGLQIFKDWCATIVEKTGGELAFQGFGAKDVVGDFQLFDAVKNGVLDAMNPFTIYWAGRMPASVFLTSYPAGLRNPHEWDVFYYGLGGLEMARELFAKQGMYYVGPIHHGPNIIHSKVPIRSIEDFKGRKMRLPGGMVAEIFQDIGAKTTLMPGSDIFPALEKGTIDVADYVGPAVNYALGFHQVTRFISMGPPGFMSLYQPVDLMDLTVGDRSWQALSPEMKQFVEMEVHVYSDLHHAAIQKADQEAWGKFAEAGTRVTRLSERDVEAFTKVAIPRWFNWANKDESAARVFKIQLDYMMSGSLGYVTPDAVAGQELKWS